The Anolis sagrei isolate rAnoSag1 chromosome Y, rAnoSag1.mat, whole genome shotgun sequence genome contains a region encoding:
- the LOC132781716 gene encoding chemerin-like receptor 1 produces MDAFTSFPFNRSIEFPSSTYYDFYNFSWDGDWLSGPNYNELHISWVMKSISIAIYSVTLFLGATGNGLVIFLTGFHLKKTVTTIWYLNLAVADFVFAICLSSEILYAVLDHWPLGRALCKLDMVVPFLNMFASVFFLTAISADRCVSVVHPVWALNNRTLRLASIVSAVIWVTALTLSLPYFIFRDTEHIWDGTIQCNYNFGSDDTNSLWTHRSLVITEFVIGFLIPFHIILSCYCAIVIKLRGKIFGRFSRSFKIIVAVVVAFFCCWFPYHLFAILDVLEGDNFEMKPILDIGMPLAHGLVCLNSCLNPLLYAFIGPNCRQTDCRSFLSTFKGAFSENWVVSSFSSNRNSSSTSGVESSMV; encoded by the coding sequence ATGGATGCTTTCACCTCCTTTCCATTCAACAGAAGCATTGAATTTCCATCATCTACCTACTATGATTTCTACAACTTTAGCTGGGATGGAGACTGGCTTTCGGGACCTAACTACAATGAACTGCACATCTCTTGGGTGATGAAATCTATTTCCATAGCAATTTACAGTGTAACCTTGTTTCTGGGGGCCACAGGCAACGGCCTTGTTATTTTCCTCACAGGTTTCCATCTCAAGAAGACAGTGACCACCATTTGGTATCTCAACCTTGCTGTGGCCGACTTTGTTTTTGCTATCTGTCTCTCTTCAGAGATTCTTTATGCTGTCCTGGATCACTGGCCATTGGGGAGGGCTTTGTGTAAACTTGACATGGTGGTGCCCTTCCTCAACATGTTTGCCAGTGTCTTCTTCTTGACAGCCATCAGTGCTGACCGCTGTGTTTCAGTGGTGCATCCAGTCTGGGCCTTGAATAACCGTACTCTCCGACTGGCTTCCATTGTATCTGCAGTCATCTGGGTGACTGCCTTGACCCTCAGCTTGCCTTACTTCATCTTCCGTGACACAGAACACATATGGGATGGCACTATACAATGCAACTACAACTTTGGTTCGGATGATACCAACAGTCTATGGACACACCGTTCTTTAGTGATTACTGAATTTGTGATAGGTTTTCTTATTCCCTTCCATATCATTTTGAGCTGCTACTGTGCCATCGTCATCAAGCTAAGAGGGAAGATCTTTGGTCGATTTAGCCGATCCTTCAAAATCATAGTAGCGGTAGTTGTGGCCTTCTTCTGTTGCTGGTTCCCCTACCACCTCTTTGCCATTCTTGATGTGCTGGAGGGTGATAACTTTGAAATGAAGCCCATCCTTGACATAGGAATGCCATTGGCTCATGGTCTGGTCTGCCTCAACAGCTGCCTGAACCCCCTCTTGTATGCCTTCATTGGGCCCAATTGCAGACAAACTGACTGCCGATCATTCCTGTCCACCTTTAAAGGAGCTTTCAGTGAAAACTGGGTGGTGTCCTCTTTCTCCAGCAACAGAAACTCCAGTTCCACATCAGGCGTGGAATCTAGTATGGTTTGA
- the LOC137095530 gene encoding chemerin-like receptor 1: protein MENTTSDDYDYDYSEIAVLHKTMNIFTIVIYSLAFVLGVIGNGLVIFITGFRMKKTVNTVWFLNLSIADFTLTLFLPFSIAYIALGFHWPFGQAMCKFNTALAVLNLYASVYLLMVISIDRCISVRYPVWAQNHRSPRLASFVTVGIWIVALVLTSPNFHFKVTGPDPYDESTILCFTNYSHNMEQTKMIHYAMITSRFIFAFVIPFTVIVVCYGAIVLKLRRNRLTQSTKPFKVITAVIVAFFLCWLPYHIFSFIETKVNETPGLHLVILIGIPLTSSLAFINSCLNPILYVFMGHDFKERLKRSLFSAFENAFAEEASESTAQTKMKSSIQLDSRDLVNMAP, encoded by the coding sequence ATGGAAAACACAACATCTGATGATTATGACTATGATTATTCTGAGATAGCTGTCTTGCACAAAACGATGAATATTTTCACTATAGTAATCTACAGCCTTGCCTTTGTGTTGGGAGTCATTGGTAATGGGCTGGTCATTTTCATCACTGGCTTCCGCATGAAGAAGACAGTGAACACTGTCTGGTTCCTTAACCTGTCCATTGCTGACTTCACCTTGACACTTTTTCTGCCCTTTAGCATTGCCTACATAGCCCTGGGATTTCACTGGCCATTTGGCCAGGCTATGTGCAAATTCAACACTGCACTAGCTGTCCTCAATCTCTATGCTAGCGTCTACCTTCTCATGGTCATCAGCATCGACCGTTGCATTTCTGTCAGGTATCCGGTGTGGGCTCAGAACCATCGGTCTCCCCGTCTGGCTTCCTTTGTGACTGTGGGCATTTGGATCGTGGCCTTGGTGTTGACTTCTCCAAACTTCCATTTCAAAGTcactggtccagatccatatgATGAGAGCACGATCCTCTGCTTTACCAATTATAGCCACAACATGGAGCAAACTAAAATGATACATTATGCTATGATCACCAGTCGGTTCATCTTTGCCTTCGTCATTCCCTTTACTGTCATTGTGGTTTGCTATGGGGCGATTGTTCTGAAGCTTCGGAGAAACCGGTTGACCcagtccaccaaacctttcaagGTCATCACAGCGGTGATTGTGGCCTTTTTTCTCTGCTGGCTTCCTTATCatattttttctttcattgaGACCAAAGTTAATGAGACGCCTGGGCTGCACCTGGTAATCCTTATTGGTATTCCCTTGACGTCTAGTTTGGCTTTCATCAACAGCTGTCTCAACCCAATCCTTTATGTCTTTATGGGACATGATTTCAAGGAGAGGCTGAAACGTTCCCTATTCTCTGCTTTTGAGAATGCCTTTGCTGAGGAGGCCAGCGAGAGCACAGcacaaaccaaaatgaagtcctCCATTCAGCTGGATTCTCGGGACCTCGTAAATATGGCACCCTGA
- the LOC137095046 gene encoding chemerin-like receptor 1 produces MDTNATSEESLYGDNEDYPDNDDHAGLRDSVHLLAVVIYSIAFLLGVIGNGLVIFVTGFRMKRTVNTVWFLNLAIADFVFTFFLPLSATYLALGFHWPFGKVLCKLSSTVAFLNMFASVFLLTIISMDRCVSVVCPVWGQNYRTPQLASLVAVGIWAAALVLSSPYLVFRDTRPSPSEENITHCYNNFALSDDFQSEEADELSEHRHQAMVLTRFVVGFLVPFTIILICYGIIMARLKGNRLTRSSRPFKIMVAVVLAFFICWFPYHFFSFLEMSVSTVTPWLEMVLMVGTSLASGLAYFNSCLNPFLYVFVGQDFREKLRMSVLAAFENAFSETSAQALTKSKSSLEVDCHLV; encoded by the coding sequence ATGGACACCAATGCCACCTCTGAAGAAAGCCTGTATGGAGACAATGAAGACTATCCTGATAACGATGACCATGCAGGTCTCCGGGACTCAGTGCATCTACTCGCCGTGGTGATCTACAGCATTGCCTTCCTTTTGGGAGTGATTGGAAATGGCCTTGTTATCTTTGTCACTGGCTTCCGTATGAAGAGGACCGTCAATACTGTCTGGTTCCTCAACCTGGCCATAGCTGACtttgtcttcactttcttcctccCACTGAGTGCAACCTATTTGGCTCTGGGCTTCCATTGGCCCTTTGGGAAGGTCCTCTGCAAGCTCAGCAGCACTGTTGCCTTCCTCAACATGTTTGCCAGTGTCTTCCTCCTCACCATAATCAGCATGGATCGCTGTGTCTCTGTAGTGTGCCCCGTCTGGGGTCAGAACTACCGCACACCTCAACTGGCATCTCTGGTGGCTGTGGGCATTTGGGCAGCCGCTCTGGTTCTCAGCTCTCCGTACCTTGTTTTTCGAGATACACGGCCCTCTCCTTCTGAAGAGAACATCACTCACTGTTACAACAACTTTGCCTTGTCTGATGACTTTCAGTCTGAGGAAGCTGATGAGTTGAGTGAGCATCGCCACCAGGCCATGGTGCTGACCCGTTTTGTGGTTGGCTTCTTGGTGCCATTCACCATCATCCTGATTTGTTATGGTATTATTATGGCCAGGCTGAAGGGGAATCGCCTCACCCGCTCAAGCAGGCCCTTCAAGATCATGGTGGCGGTAGTGTTGGCCTTCTTCATTTGCTGGTTCCCATATCACTTTTTCTCATTCCTGGAAATGTCGGTCTCTACAGTAACGCCCTGGCTAGAGATGGTCCTCATGGTGGGGACGTCCTTGGCTTCAGGCCTGGCATACTTCAATAGTTGCCTGAATCCCTTTTTGTATGTCTTCGTGGGTCAAGACTTCAGGGAGAAGCTACGGATGTCAGTCTTAGCGGCTTTTGAGAATGCTTTCAGTGAGACCTCAGCACAGGCATTGACAAAGAGCAAATCGAGCCTAGAGGTAGACTGTCACCTTGTCTAA